DNA from Nitrospira sp.:
CCTGCGGGTGGAACTCGTCGATTGGGGCACGGCGGAAGCGGCCATAAGGGCGGTCCGCGAAACGGTGTTCATCGTCGAGCAGGGAGTGCCGGAAGACTTGGAGTGGGATGGACTCGATCCAACCTGTGCCCACGTGCTCGCATGGAATGCTCACGGAGCAGCGATCGGCACGGCGCGCATGCAGGTGAACGGAACGATCGGCAGGATGGCGGTCCTCAAGAACCGGCGCGGTCGCGGGGTCGGCCGCGCGCTGCTCCAGACGTTACTGGATCTGGCAAAGAGGCAAGGCCTGTCGCGCGTAACCCTGTCGGCCCAAACCCACGCCCTGGGCTTCTACGAACGAGCCGGATTCCATGTGGTCGGCGAACCCTTCATGGACGCCGGGATACCGCATCGGAAGATGGTGAGGGAGCTGACTGTGCCGCGAAGCGGTTCGCACGAGTAATGATCCCACCCCTCAGCTGGAGTCGGCGTCTCACTCCCTGCCGAAAGCTGTGATTGAAAATTCGAGTCTCAATCTTCTGAATTGTTATTTTGAAATTTGTATCGTTTCTATTGAAGCAGAAACCGTCGAATCTTATTCTTCAATGCGGGCTTACCCTGGCTTTTGTTTACTTGACACTGCCACAACACCAAAGAGTCCCACCCCAGTCTTGTAAGTTTACGCCTCACTAAACCATCTCGAATCTTATTCCCACAAATTTTCTTTGACCAGAAGCTCTTGTTTGAGTCTGGTAATTTAGCTCTTGAGCAGTGAGCGTGCCCGTGCCAGAAACAGCCATGCACAAAGATCACTTTCTTATAGAGCGGAAAGACAAGGTCTGGCTTTCCCGGCAACCCATTTCCATGCAGACGGAAACGAAATCCCATGCCGTGTATTAGGGACCTCACAAACTTCTCCGGTTTGGTATGTTGTCCTTTTATCGCAGCCATGATTTGGCTGCGTTTTTTTGCTGAGAAAACGTCAGTCAACTTTGTTCAAGATACCAGCAATGTACGAGCTGACTTGTTTTGCAAATCTCGGTGGCAGTGCATTTCCAATCATCTCGGCATTGGGATACCGGCCATATTTAGGAAGAAACTTGTATGTCCTCGGGAATGATTGAAGCAGAGAAGCCTCGAAAACTGTAATAGCACGGTGTTGTGTCGGGTGAAGAAATCTCCCTTTACTCGGATTAACGCATCCACCTGTAATGGTAGGAGAATAATTATCCCAAGTCATCCGTCCATAAACGTCACGGAATCCTGCGAGTCGCTGATGACACTCTAGGGTCATTTCAGTTGGCAAGACACTTCTACTGCCACCATCTTTTGGAATTTTCCGGATAATCATTTTCACATTATCGCTATAATCAGCGACCAGGCGATGAAGCGGGCGTTTACTCTTTCGAGGATGCTCGATCGTTCCTATTGTCTGCCGGACAGTCTTTGGATCTAAGGTTGCAATCTCGTCTACGATCGGCCTCTTAGCTTTGCAAGCCAAAACAACGAGACGCCGCCGCCTCTGAGGAACCCCAAAGTTACAGGCATCGAGGATTTTCCACGAGAACTTGTATCCGTGTCTCCTAAGCGTGCCCAACAGCTTTGAAAATCGTCGATCTTTTTCCAAGCCCGGAACATTTTCCAGCATGACTGCCTTTGGCGACGTTTCAGCAATCAGTTTTGTGAACTTAAGCACTAGATCATTCCTATGGTCCTTACTTATTCTCCTCCTATTGCGACGTCGTATTCTTGAGAATCCTTGGCATGGCGGACAACCTGCAAGGAGATCAAGATCCCCCATCTTGATACCTAAACGCTCAAGGAGATCCTTTCCTCCAATGGTTAGAACATCCTGCTGAAAAACCTTCACTTCCGGATGATTCTTGCCGTATGTTTCTACAGCGCGCTTGTCGAGTTCAACAGCTCCAATCACACTGAATCCTGCTTTTTTTAGCCCAAGGGTAAGTCCTCCACATCCAGAAAACAGATCAATCGCATTAAGAACAGGTTTTCTGTTATTGCTCATCTCAACTCCAACTCAATGAACCTGAATATGTTCGATCCATCCGGCCAAACTATAGTGAAAAAGCGAATGCATAGCTTCCGTCTGGGAACCTAATCTGGGGCCACCATGCAGCGTTTTTCTGTCGGTTGGCCTTTGTCCGAAGAATGTACAGCGCAACATTATCACTGGGAACGTTGGCAAACTCCCCGCCAGCCAAAATACCCGCGGTTTCACGACGTGTTGCATCAAGATCACGATCCCGGTCCACCCATACGTATCCGGTCGTATGTTTATGCAATTTCGCGAATTGCGCGAGCGATTCAGCAACTGCTGCAGGATTCCAGACATGCTCGGATTGCGTTTGATCTGGCATCGTCATGCGAATGAGTGTTTGCATATCCTCAATAGCCATTTCAGCATAGCTCTTACTCGCTATACCCTCCAACTTTTTGTCTATCTTTTCTGTCGATGACTTAACAGTTTCATCACGCAAGATCTGTGCGGGGTTGTAATTGCTGCCGCCGGAGTATACTCCAATGGAACCTGGAACCAGGATATTTCTCCGGGTAGGATTGAGTCCGCTCTCCACATAGACGCCACGGAATTCCTCAGTCGGATTCCGAGCAATTAGATCTCGGAGTCCGCGCTCCATCTTGTTGATGGCCTTGAAGACAACGTGAAGTTCGTGTGGAAGAAATAACCTCAAAAGGCCGATGTCCTTCCTGCGATAGCCGTACATCCTGGCGTGCTGGAGGACAGTGTCGGCTTGAGGTTTCTTCGGATGGCGTCCATAATAGCTGACGAGCAGATTTTTTATAGTAACCCCCCGTCCAAGTTTGTTTCCGCCAACAAACAGATTATATGGTGACTTGACCGCCACATCCTCATCTGTCTCGCCATTGACCAACTTCACTGTAATGCCAGGCGAGAAGAATCCAATAGCTTCCACCAATTCCTCAAAGCTATGCCCCCTCAGTCCTTCATGTGTCGACGCTAAATCGTCATAGGCGGATTTGAGCCTCTTAAGCATCACCTGATTCTTGGCCCTCACCCCGGCGGCCAAGTCTGTCTTGTACTTCCGCAGAAGATCTACGATGTGTTTATGATCGTCCGTGCGGGTACTCACATGACAGAGAAAAGCACAATTCTGGTCGGCATCTTTTATCCTCTTGAAGGTCGCTCCGATCATGAAGGTATCTAAAGCTCTCAGGAGGGACCTCGGAATCTCCAGCGTTGGAGTTGGCTGCGGGCCTGGCGCCAGGATTGCAATGTCATTCAAATCAAACTCCCTAACAAGCCCAGAATCATCTCCGAAGAAATCTTCCCCGCCCACATAATCTGAACCGGGGTGACTCAAAACGGTAAATTTTGGCCTGAAATCGTGATCGGGAGTTTGAAGAAACAATGCCTGCGGAGTGGCTGTAACCTGCAAATAGGTGTTCTTCTCGAAGAAGCCGCGTAACTCTCCGATCCGGTCGTTGATTACACTCCTCGTACCGTCAACACGACTTGCACGCGTGTTAAGACTGGCCTGATCCGCCTCGTCGTCAATGATTAAGCAACTGAGGCCTCGAACTTTCCCCATCTTAAAGTTTTCAATCAAGGTATTCAGCAGACCTGAGTTCTTTGTGGTGACGATGGCACAAGTCCCGCCCTTGATTCGCTGAAGGAAGGCTTCGGCATTTTTGAACTCCTTCTTGCCTATAATGTCGATCCCTGGGAAAGCCTCTCCCGCCCGTCCAAGAGTCTGTTCATAAAGGGGGTCGTTGTCGGAAGTTAGGATGATAATAGTCCGGTATCCCTCGTCAGCTCCCATAGCTCCGGTGACAGTTAAGACACCGGTCTTTCCGCTCTGAACCAATCCGTAGATGAGACCGTTGGTTTCCTCCTTCCCTCCGCTCAGCGGATTGATCCATTTTCCAGCCACGTTCGTGGCAGTATCCTTTATGTCTTTGACCTCTGTGGCGTTGCCGATCTGTTTCTGGAGTAGCCTCAAGACCTGATCGCAATGTTTCATCATCACCTCAATTATCTAAAATTTTCTGCCAATTCGACGGTGGCACTTTCCTGTCTAGCTTTCCATCTGGACCGTTCACCTCATAATGCTCACCATGTTTGCGATAACAAGCTATATGGATCGCAGATTGCCTTGGGGCAGCAACTTTCAGGTATACATCATAAGTGATGGCCGCCACGCCATCCGCCCCACAGATGAGCCCGATAACAACCTTGGATTCGGCAGCCAAACTTTGTAAAAGTACCTGCTCATCTGGCACGAACGTGAATCCCCACGGACTCCGACCCTTCGTGCAGTATTTCAGGAGAACCAACAGTCGGTTGTTTACAACAAAGAGTGGGGGCTCGTATCGTATACTCGTAATCGCCCCGCTTCGCGCTAGAAGATGAAGTGCCGCGCCCTCATAAAACTCCTGCTTCTTTATCGCCATTTTTACGCTCCGAAAGTTGAGAACCAGATCCGGCACCCACAGATTTCAACCACGCCGGTCTTCTCTTTTTGAGATCCTCGCAACAAGCGTAAGAGACTATTTTGTAGGTGTATTACTGTCTACATTGCCACCTACACAGAATGGCTTAATTTTACGGTGACCGGAAACGCTAATCCACAGCAATGTGAGGGGAGGTTAAAACAAATGGCTTATAGCCGACGGCTGCCGGAAGGAGCTGATGGCAGGACTTTAGAATGGAACTCTGAATTGCTCGATCCGAGCTAGCTCGCTTTTCCATCGAGGCGGGTGGCCTGATTGGTTTCCCATTGCGCGCATCGAGCGACCACCGTTTTATCGTGGGGGCTCTGCGAGCAAGAAGGATTGTCCGGTGGCTCCCTTCTTTCCTTCTGAGGGCGCGCGTTCCGCGAGCAAGAGGACGATCAGGCTGCCCGAGGCACTCTTTCGTGCGCGTTCTGCGAGGTGCCCGCCGCGAAACGTGATCTGGCATTGTTCTGTGAAATTGCTGGTCACCGAAGGATGGCGCGGCTGCTTCCGTCTCATTCATTCGTCTCGCCGCTTTCGGCGCCGCGCAGGCGATATCCGGCTCTCTCCAGTGCTCGACGCACGGCATTCATCACGGCAGGACTGTCGGAGTGCGGCATGACCAAGACTTCCGGTGCCGCCTGGAGGTTGGCCAGGAGTGGTTCCGCTTCCGAGCCGGCCAGGTCGTCACAGATTTCATACAACCCGGCCGGGCCCTCCTCCAGAGCATTGTGGTCCGCGAGCATGTCTCGGATCGTCGCCACGATGTCGGCGGTCGGCGTCGGCATGAGCAACGAGGCCAGGGCTCCATGGTCGAGCCGGAGCTTGGCGGCGAGGGGAAGCGGCTCCCCGCCGCGCAGCCGCTGGACCGCAGGCAGGAGGATTTTCTCTTCCATCCCGATGTGGCGAAGGAGCCCGGCGCGAAATTGATCGTAGGCTCCCTGCTCGACAAAACCGGCATGGGCCGTTGCCTTTTGCAGCAGCCCATCGAGCCGCCGGTGGTCTTCCGCAAGAAATCGCGTGAGGGGTCCTGTGATTCTGTCCTCTCGCTGGCTCATCCGCCGGTTCCGATCATACCCTGCTCAAGGCGCCATTCAATCCATCTACCTATACGATACGAGCACCTGCTCGATCGAGCCGGCCACCGGGTGCAGCTCGGTGCGGGCAAACCCTGCGGCGCGAAACATCTGTTCGTATTCCTTGAACGTATAGGCGTCCCCTTCCGGTGTCGTGGCGAGCATGATCAGGCAGAATTCAGCCACCGGGGGCGGCGTGACGCGGTCGTCGTTGGGGACGAACTCCAGGGTGATGACTCGGCCGCCGGGGGTGAGCGCGCGATGGACCTTACGGAGCAGCGTCTCGCAGGTGGCCATGGAAAAGTGATGGAGAAAATTGGTGAGCAGCACCAGGTCGTAGCCCGTGCCGAAATCCTGCTGAAACGCGTCCCCGGCGATCGTCCGGTAGCGAGCCTGAATGCCGGCCTGCTGCGCCAGACCCTGTGCGACGGTCAAGACGTTCGGCCAGTCGAGCGCGACGATGTCGGCCTGCGGACAGCGTTTGGCGATTTCGACCCCGAAGAGCCCATGTCCCGCCGCAATGTCCAGGACCTTTTTGACGTCCGGCTGGGTCTGCCGCACGAAGATCCCGATCTCTTCAGCCGGTCTGGCCATCATGGGAATCATCGATTTCGCAAATTCGACCCACAGGGGATGTTCAGGAGCGACGGTGCCGGCCTCGCCCGCCACGGTGCCTCCCTTTCGCACCGCCTCGGTGAGGTGCTGGAACGATTCGGTGAACTTCGGCGCATGCAGGAAGCCCAAGACCGACCCCATGTAGGCCGGTGACCGCCGATCGAGAAACAGTGCGGAATCCGGCGTCAACTTGTACCGGTTTCCCTCCTTCGTGAGGAAACCCTGGATGGTCAAGTAGTCCGCCAATATCCGCACGCCCCGCTCCGCCGCGCCGCAACGTTGTGCGAGCGTGTCCACCGTGTCCTTGCCCAGCCCGATGGCGGTGAACAGATCCAGTTCGACCGCCGCCTTCAGCGCCTGGGTCCGTTGGTAGGCATTGGCGGTTTGAAAAAACAATTGGGGCGTGGGCCCTCCGGCCTGATCCTGAGTCGGCATGAGTGCGTCCTCCTGGTTGGGGCGTGAGGCAGAGAAACAGGCACAAACCTACTGTTCGGGTGGGATGCTGTCAACTGCCAGGCTGAGGGAAGGGAAGCTGCGCCGGGGTTGGGAAGTCCGGGGCAGAGTTTGCCTCTTGATTTCAGTATGGCGCGAAGTACAATGACTAGGCTCGACGATCATTCACCACCCTGTCCGTACGATGAACACAACGCTGTTTGCAGGGATGCTTGTTCTGGCGCTGGCGGAAACGGTGCCAGGATTGGCCGAAGAGTCGCTGTTATTCGACACGTGGGTTTCCTCGTACTTCACTCCCAACCGGCTTGATGAGTTCAGACAGGCGCACGAGGCCCAGTACGACGACGACTATTTTCGATGCTCTCAAGAGGCCCAGCGTCTGATCCGCGAGGAAGTCAACGTATACGACCGGCGGTGCGATTTTTCGCCCGGTTCCGGCGTGCGCGATCAGTGCAGGAGGGATAACCACTTCCGTGGGGTGGACAGGCATCTGGCGGAGTTGGATCAGGCGTTGCGGACTCACAGGGCCTGGCTCGATTTCGAGTCCGGGCGAAATGCCGCGACCGCCGCCCAAGCGGCGGCAGATTTCGAACGATCCTGCACCGCACCGGCCTGCGACATCGCCAAAAGAAAAAAGAACGAACTCCTGCGCGACCTCAAGCCCTATCTCCAATGCCCCCCGCTCGCTGATCGACCCAGCGACATCGACCCGACCTTCAAAACATTCGAGCTGCCTCGCGACCCAGGCGGGTGAGGCTTGCATGGCGGTTTCCGCCGCGAGCCGACGGCGCCCATCGCGACTCTCGTGCAGGGCGGACTCCGGCGTCAGCGACCGGGAGGAACGGCGGGGAGCTTCTGGCGGATGCGTGCGAGGTAGGTAGACATGAAATGCTCCGGCACGTCCTGCAGGCTGAGGTTCTTCAAATTATTCCAGAACGACAGCACCGACATCCGTTGCCCCTGATGGTCGGAATAGTAGCGGTACTTGGGACCGTCCTCCAACACGACTTCCGGGCCGAAGTGTTGAAACGGGCCCTCGTCCAGCACGGCAAACAGCTCGAACGGCGGCAGCAGGGGCACCGGATCCTTGTCGTTCACGAACCGGAGCAGGGGTAACGCGCGATATTTCCTGGCCCCGTCCCGATTCGTCACCTTCGGTTGGCCGAACGTGATCGCCTGGCCGAGCTTGAACCCATCCTCCTTCAACAGCATGAGGACGATCACTGCAGCGGCCCCGCCGAGGCTATGGCCGGTGATGCGGGTCTCATAGTCCGGTTTCAACAGCGGCTTCGCGAACTGGTAGATCTGAAGGGCGGAGTCGGCAAATCCTTTATGGAGCGGGATCTGCAATCGGCTCTCCACCACCTTGTTGTAATCAACATCCAATTGAATGTTGATCAGGTTTGACGTCCCGCGCACCACGATCCACTGCACCCGCTTGGCATCGTCCAACTCCACATAGGCCTTGATGCCGGATGAAAGGGGCGCGCTGACGCTGACCCGCACTCCCGGACCGCTCTGTTGCTGAATGGCGGCGTCCTGCTCATAGGCGAGCGAGGCCCGCTGGGCATACTGGAGTGCCTGGGCGAAGTCCAGCGGCATGGGAGGCGTGGAGGGAGGCGGCGGTTTGGTGCCGCAAGAAGCGAGGCTCACCATTGCCAGCGCGAAGAGGACCGGCATCAGCATCGATCGAACGGCGGCGGATCGAACGGTCGGCATCACGAGAGCACTCCTTTGGAGGAGCGTACAGTACCGCCCCGTCCTTCTACCCTCGTTATAGAAGGAAGTCAACCTCCGGGCCGCTGTCACCGGCCATCATCGCCGCGCGCCTGCATCGGTACGTTCACGACATCCTTGGTCAATTCGGCATGCTGCCTGGACACCTGCGCCAGGATCGGCTCGCGTGCGTTTTCGACGGTGAAGCGATAGTCTTTCCCCCTGGACATCCGCTGAGGAATTTTCACGAGCAGGCGGCCGATGTACCGAACTTCACCGGCCATGCTGGAAAAGACCAACTCCAGCTCGCCGCCGAGCCCCGTCAGCCCTTCCTCGTCGAACCTCTTGATGAGGTACTGCCCCGAACGCAAGCGAGCGATGAACATCCGCTCCTCTCCCGCCTTCACCTCGAGCCGATAGCGTTTCGCGTAGGGATCTTCGCCGTTGGGGTCGCCCGGCTGAATCTGCACGATGTCGAATTCATAGGACGAGCCGGAAACGTCTCGTCCTGTGGCATCTTTGCCCGACGCTACCCTCTCCGGTTGCACCAGCACCGAGCCGATCACCACGCCCCATTCCGGTCCAAGCGGGGTCATGCGCTCACCGGACATGTCGAACGACGTGGTACAGGAGACCAAGCCGAAGAGCGCCGCGACGATTCCCACAGGCGCAAAGAATGACTTGGCCTTAGCGATATTTCTAACGATCGTTGCGAAGTAGTTAAGCTGCATGGTCATGGGGCAATGGGCACAGAGGAGACTTTTCGATCAGGGCTCCGACCTCTCTGTTTCCTGCAGACTGTAATGTGTCACCGGCCTAGGAAAGCCGTCGATACACCTCGCGCCGATGACGAACATATTGGACGATGATCTGCATCACCTCTCTGTTCACCTCGTAGACGATTCGATAATCCCCGACTCGTAAGCGGTATAACCGCTCGGCTCCTTGCAACTTGGCTGATTGAGGAGGAAATGGATCAGATAACAAGCCTTCAATGCGCTCGACAATGCGACCAACGATTGAGCGAGGAATAGGCTGCAGATCTTTTTCGACAGACGGTTTATAGCTGAGACTATAAGATGCCACGCTTGTGAAGCCGCTTCTTCAAGTCTTCGGCAGGAATCGGCTTCTCGTCGCGGCGCTCGGCGACAATGGCGAGATCGTGCAGATCTTCCATCAGCCGTGAATACCGTTTTAGGGAGAGAACGATCCCGGTTCTCTTGCCCTTTCGATCAGTCACGTACCGTGCTCTTGGTCCCGGAGTTTTGCCGGATCGTTTGGGAAACATACTCACCCCTTATAACGCATCCGTTCGCATGCTGTCGATATATACAAGCCGATCACCACGCCCCATTCCGGTCCAAGTGGAGTCATGCGCTCGCCGGACATGTCGAACGGCGAGGTATATCCGAACGGATACACCTCCTAAAAATTGGATACACATGAGCGCGTACGCTCTTTGACAACACTCCAGCCTTCCGGTCAATCAGCGCATAGATATCAATGACGTATGACTAGGCTCGACCCGAGACAACTGGCCCATCAACAAGGCACTTCCTTTGCTCCTCTTTGCCACAGGATTCAATCTCAAGCTATTGGTCGGCCCGGCAGCATCAGCGATTTGGTTTCCTCAAGGAGGCAAGGCGACTATTACTGAGAGAGTTCAGGATGGTTCACTTGGCATCCACTCTTTTCTAAAAAGTCATCACTAGACGAAGCGCTGTTCGGGACTTTGTGAGGAGAAGTTCTTTTCGTGTGTATGCATCGAGGTGGACGATGCGACTCCTGCAGAAACAAGACGACAAACCCTTAGCGCCAAGCAGCCGATTATTCATAGTCACCTTCAGCGCTGTTCTTCTATTTCTCAGCGCCTGCGGAGTTCTGTACTGGCAGTATGTCTCCTCACAAACTCTATATTTGAAAGAGCGCAATTTTCGGGCACTGGCAACGACCAGCCAAGCCCTTGCCCAACTGATTGCCAATTATGAGAAGGTGTTCAAATCCATCGTCGAGGGGGATCCGACCCTAGAAAATCAAGTCCCAAGCGATGATCAGTTACTTTGCCTCAAAGATCCACCAACTCCTCTTCAACCATCAATACCACTAACCCCACCCCAAAAAAAGAAGCGCGCTTTTGCAGCCGCCTTGTGCGCCATTCATGACCTCAGAAATGTCACGCTCACTGCCAATCCTAAAAATTATCTGATTGATCCTAAAAATAATGTAATTGAAGGCTTGCTTGTCAAATTCGAACGGGACGGTACAGCATCAAGAATCAAGCTAGACTATACACATAAAGACATTAAAGCGAACGAGCTGGACTGGAACATCGAGGCAGAGCTGGATATTACTCATGTCTTGCAGCAACTGATGGTCGAGGAAATCTTCTCGGACCTGTTGCTCGCAAACGACCAAGGCAATGTCTTCTATCACCAACGGTCACAACGCGATGCCTCTGGCCTCGAATTTACAAATCTGGCGTCTATTTTTGAGGAGCCCCAAAAATCGGACCAGAAGGATGAGGTCAAGAAAGATGACCATTCAAAATCGAGAACAGATCGCCTGGTCACAAAGCTTCCCTTATTTAAAGACGTGAAGCTTGGAGAGATAAAATACAAGGTCTTTGCTCAGGCCGGTATCCTGCCCAGCCAGAAGATGGCATTGAAGCCAAATGACTTGCCCGAAAAAGAAAGGAAAGAAGAATTCATTCTGGCCGGCATCGTCCCGGCCGGCAAGTTTGAAGCTGAAGCGCAAGCGATTTCCACGAACATCCTGCTCCTGCTGATTGGCATCATTCTCGCCATATTTTTTGGCATGCCGTATGTGAAACTCAGATCGACACAATCCACAGACCGCCTAAGCCCGAGTGACGTTGCAATCCTTATGTTCTTCTCTCTTATGGGAACCGGCCTGCTGACGCTCGGCATCTTCGACTTCTTGACCTACCAGAATCTCCAAAAAGGGTTCGATGAGAAACTAGAGCTAGCGGCGACGGCGATAGCGAAAAATTTTCAAGCTGATCTGGGTAAAACGAGAGAGCAGCTCAACCACTTTGATGGATCTTTCAATGAGAAGGAACGACGCCATGAGAACTTCAACGACAACCTAACCAAACAGAATCCCTCTTCTCCAGACGTGCACGAGATGCTGTGGATCTCGTCCGATGGGTCGATCAAGGCATTGTGGACTCGTGATGAGGCTCCATGGAAGGATTTGCGACTCGATGAAAGAACGTATGTGCAAAGAATCTGGGATAAGACAGCCTTCGGATCCCTGGAAGATCCCTTCTGGCTTGAGCCGATCTATTCTTGGACTACGGGCGAAAACTACGCAATCGTCTCTCAAAAAAGCACGGTGGGGCCGAGCAACGACAGTGAAAATGGGCATAGCGGCCGCCCCATTGTCGCAGCATTAGAAGTCAAAATGCCCTCGGTCATGGACCCGGTGATTCCTCCAGGTTTTGGTTTCGCGATCATTGATCATTCTGGACTTGTGCTGTTTCATGCAGACTCGCGCCGGAATCTCCGCGAGAATCTCTTTGAAGAAACCGATCAGAATGCGAGGCTACGCGCAGCCGTATTTGCTCAAACCCCTGACCGCTTTGATGGCAAATACTGGGGAAAAGACCGTCGCTTCTTCGTCACTCCCCTTCCAGATGTCCGACGTCACGATGCCTATTGGTCCTTGGTCACCTATTGGGACAAAGATCTCCTTCGCATGACAAATCTCCAGGCTCTCTTTTTTGGCGGGTCACTGTTCTCGATCTATTCGACCGTGGTCCTGGGCATCGGCGTCCTGGGTTTTCTGGTTTATCCAAGCTTGAAACAAGGCTGTAGCGCATGGATGTGGCCGCAGCATCAACGCCAACGTCATTACCAATTAGTCAGTCTGCTGAACCTTTCCTCGCTTCTCCTGGTGGGAGTCTGGT
Protein-coding regions in this window:
- a CDS encoding GNAT family acetyltransferase YjcF is translated as MAQHDRDLRVELVDWGTAEAAIRAVRETVFIVEQGVPEDLEWDGLDPTCAHVLAWNAHGAAIGTARMQVNGTIGRMAVLKNRRGRGVGRALLQTLLDLAKRQGLSRVTLSAQTHALGFYERAGFHVVGEPFMDAGIPHRKMVRELTVPRSGSHE
- a CDS encoding DNA-cytosine methyltransferase — protein: MSNNRKPVLNAIDLFSGCGGLTLGLKKAGFSVIGAVELDKRAVETYGKNHPEVKVFQQDVLTIGGKDLLERLGIKMGDLDLLAGCPPCQGFSRIRRRNRRRISKDHRNDLVLKFTKLIAETSPKAVMLENVPGLEKDRRFSKLLGTLRRHGYKFSWKILDACNFGVPQRRRRLVVLACKAKRPIVDEIATLDPKTVRQTIGTIEHPRKSKRPLHRLVADYSDNVKMIIRKIPKDGGSRSVLPTEMTLECHQRLAGFRDVYGRMTWDNYSPTITGGCVNPSKGRFLHPTQHRAITVFEASLLQSFPRTYKFLPKYGRYPNAEMIGNALPPRFAKQVSSYIAGILNKVD
- a CDS encoding RelE/StbE replicon stabilization toxin, whose translation is MQGAERLYRLRVGDYRIVYEVNREVMQIIVQYVRHRREVYRRLS
- a CDS encoding Beta-galactosidase is translated as MRLLQKQDDKPLAPSSRLFIVTFSAVLLFLSACGVLYWQYVSSQTLYLKERNFRALATTSQALAQLIANYEKVFKSIVEGDPTLENQVPSDDQLLCLKDPPTPLQPSIPLTPPQKKKRAFAAALCAIHDLRNVTLTANPKNYLIDPKNNVIEGLLVKFERDGTASRIKLDYTHKDIKANELDWNIEAELDITHVLQQLMVEEIFSDLLLANDQGNVFYHQRSQRDASGLEFTNLASIFEEPQKSDQKDEVKKDDHSKSRTDRLVTKLPLFKDVKLGEIKYKVFAQAGILPSQKMALKPNDLPEKERKEEFILAGIVPAGKFEAEAQAISTNILLLLIGIILAIFFGMPYVKLRSTQSTDRLSPSDVAILMFFSLMGTGLLTLGIFDFLTYQNLQKGFDEKLELAATAIAKNFQADLGKTREQLNHFDGSFNEKERRHENFNDNLTKQNPSSPDVHEMLWISSDGSIKALWTRDEAPWKDLRLDERTYVQRIWDKTAFGSLEDPFWLEPIYSWTTGENYAIVSQKSTVGPSNDSENGHSGRPIVAALEVKMPSVMDPVIPPGFGFAIIDHSGLVLFHADSRRNLRENLFEETDQNARLRAAVFAQTPDRFDGKYWGKDRRFFVTPLPDVRRHDAYWSLVTYWDKDLLRMTNLQALFFGGSLFSIYSTVVLGIGVLGFLVYPSLKQGCSAWMWPQHQRQRHYQLVSLLNLSSLLLVGVWSFRPAPSLGMLLWALCLPLLALAATKILLRSRPIADDGSKGFFPLDYRQSYVFMVATILLANAMAPAFGFLKLAFDAEMRTLVKYSQYDLFLDLERREQRIQHFYRDAPSNFIKNRLSLGSKGNRRDIYENFPFEVKELTVSPSSPTSSEQNSQTSHPNPVHRFFSHLFDDQPRTLHKLQTFFRVRLNSDSLDTEGFIETNGRWREIHPEKLSLQAKSENGTVVRITSLIPETIPCWPYWGLAFGWPFLVVCPALFMTMTARVASSRQIVTIGVLAACLVILGWLTCPESIVYVLTLTTGLGLFCWSLYSLPGFVARRVFFLDFPYPFSPNSPKKQSTNGSHSEDKKLGSRTHKKLKTDFMSEICPNEQLRKIGKELLKNKPLIETIRKADDYEVAKEQIIREVLEAAGPCYEDLWVSCSESQMLALFHIARDRFLHARNPEIRPLLQKGLIVLNPDLRLMNESFRRFVVATGAKQRLTEMETEGSRSTWTQVWRPMGVGVALIAVFLIFTQEQYRQITSAFLGALPGLLGTFSQLLNTAKKEKPGVVVPG